The DNA segment GGGTTCACTGTCCGCTGAGCGGCACGGGCTCGGAGAGGACAATAAGAGCACCACTCTTCATCCCGAAGTACTCGAACCTCTGCTCCGCGGCAATGAGCTGGCTGAGCGGTGTGAATCCGGAACTGCGCGACCCCAAGATACTGGCCGACGGCTCCAAACACAAGGGTCTCGCGTGCGAGACGTACGGGGAGCTGGTGGTACGGCTGCAGGCAATATCACGTGGCAGCAGCCGGATGGCACTGGACTGGGGCCAAACGGCCGTGGACGAtcgatgaggaggaggaggtgcgcgcgcgcgtgtatgtgtgtaggaAAGAAACGCTGGCTTAATGAATAAAGGCACACAACGGCACGCTACGCACACGCTAAGCGGATGTagctttttgcttgcttttggtGGGTGAGACTGGGGGGACGACACGACGGGGGTTGACTTTTGGCCTTCAGATGTACATCGGCACAAACTGTTCGTTCGTGACGATCGGATCCGTCCGGTAGGGGCGCGTCGGCGGTACCGGCGGCATCCGTTCCGGCGTGCGCTCCTCCATCGTGCGCGACTCCAGCGTGGACGCATCGTGACTGAACTGCTTCCGGTAGAACTCGCTCTTGCCGCCGGTCTTCTCCACCAGCATAATGTTCTTGATCAGGATCTCGTGCGAGACCGCCTTGCACATGTCGTACACGGTCAGGGCGGCAATCGAAACGGCGGTCAGGGCCTCCATCTCCACACCCGTCTTGCCGTCGCACTTCACCTTCGCCAGTATGTGCACCTCGTGCGTGGAGCTGTTCAGGTTCGTTTCCACCTTGATCGAGGACAGCGGGATGTTGTGGCACAGTGGGATCAGATCGGACGTTTTCTTTGCCGCCACTATGGCGGCCATCTGTGAGATCGAGAGGACGTCGCCTTTCTTCAGCTCGTTGTTTTCGATCAGCGCCGCGATGGTAGGCCCAACGTACACGGTCGCTTGCGCTTTGGCGATCCGCTTCGAGGACAGCTTGTCGTCGACGTCGACCATGGTGGCGCGGCCCGTGTGTACGTCCACGTGGCTGAGCGATGCATAGTGCCGGTGGGGCTGTTGCAGTTGCAGCGCTGGACGGCGCTGGAAGAGGGTGGAGGTTTGTGCGTAggatgtgttggtggtggtggtggtggaacgtGCTGGTGCTCCTGCaattcaaaaacaataaaatgctTTCAATTAGTAAAGATCATAAATCAAAGGAGCCATTTCAATGGggaaaataaagcaaagtACACTCAACCACACAGCCAGCACTGTATTGTGTCTACTGGAGAAGGTCAAACGCGCAACGGTTGTCAAACGCAACGGATCACCGATCGATACAGAAAAGTATTTTGCGCAGCAAAACATTAACCGAACCTTGACGGTTTGTAGTGGGGAGGGCCGGTCGGCAATTTTCTCCGCCCGAacgtgttggtgttggtgtgcaAATTTCTGTACCACTTTGAGGCGCTCTTCTTTCTGATCATTTTCCTCCGAACGGGGTGTTGTAACTACCGTCTTGAGCCGGTTATGATCGCTGGCCGCGGGCTTGTTTGTTTATCGGAGGTTCCCTTTTCTCCGTCAAAGCATatttacacgcacacacagacatgcaTACACCGCGTGTACCACGCATACTGACCGCGCACCATTGAAGCAATATATCGTCAATATGCGCCATGGAGGTCATAGAACCTTTTGTGCACCCATTTGAAGGCAATCAACAAACGCGCGATCATTGGATCTATTAAAGTTGACCATCAGTTccttcctctctctttctctctcttaccCTGCTGCTTGTTGCTGCTTGCTTCGTTAAACCTAAAAGGGGggtgatcatcatcatcatcgtcgtgaAAAACTGCGGCTATCCTGGTCGATCTTCCACCGAAACCGAACCTACCCACCGATCAGTATCATCGGTCGGTTTTCCATCTGGGAAAGATTGAGCATTCCTGCGAAGGGAAAGTGTGTTGAGTGAGGAGGAATTTTGAAACCCAAAAAACAGGCGCTCGACAGCGAGAGAGGACGAGGGACACATCAGTATCCCACCGGCACAGTGTTCGCGATGGTTGGTTGGAACGAAAATGGAAGTTCCAGTTGCGCATCGGGTGCgagttgcgtgtgtgtgtgtagggccAGGAATGCAAAAAACCTGTTATTACActtgcatcacacacacatcatcatcattgccgaTGCAActtcctccctctctctctctccccttgtCCTCGTGCCACACCCTTTACCTGCGTGCTGTTTCTTTTTGCGCTTGACGGCGGCCGAGATGAGACAGCGCAGATCGTCCTCCGAGCACCCCGGGCTGCGCAGCGCATCGCGCAACGACACCTCCGTATTGCCAAACAGGCACACCTTCAGGTTGCCGTCCGCGGTAATGCGCAACCGGTTGCAGCTGCCGCAGAAGTGCTCCGTCATCGAGGTGATGAAGCCCATCTGCCCCCGGTAGCCCGGCACCCGGTACGCCTTGGACGTGTCGTTCGGGCCGTTCGGGAGCGCCTCGAACGCCGGGTAGCGGGCCCGGATCGTCTCGAGCATCGCCCGGTACGGTACCATCTTGTCCGTGTCCCACCGGTTGCCGGTGAACGGCATGTACTCGATGAACCGCACGTCCACGTTCCGGTCGCGCGTCAGCTCGACAAAGTCACAGATTTCGTCCTCATTGAAGCCTGGCCAGAGGGATGGGGGAAATGAGAAACGTAATGTGATCAGGtatgatcgtgtgtgtgtgtgtgtgtgtgtgtgggatgttGTGGTGGgtgtggcacacacacacaaaacagtcACCCGGAATGGCAATGCCGGGGAggtgtttgcgtttgtgtggggcaattaaaaacaaaatttaaaaaacaaatacgtCACATTGCTCCATGGGTTGAAGGAGCACACGTAGCAGCAGAAAGACTGGACACAGGAAGAGTAATTaaaatagacacacacacacgacacatacacacacaaagcaattGTAGCGTGTTAAACACgctttcaaattcaaatcaaaaccaCGTGATTAAATGCAAAGGGCTTTCAATGAGGTTAATCAAAGACCGCACAACAAGACCCGCCACGATTGGTACATACAGCAGTGTTTCGAACTTATCGTTTCATCACCACATGCACACCAAACTATTATCACATTCTAAACCCTGCTTGAGGCAATTTAGAGGCCCTTTTTCGACCCTTATCGCTTTAACGCTTATCACACTTGCCTGGCATGAAGACACCAGCGCCGTCACGTAAACTTTAGGGAACGTTCGTTATAGGTTGAACGAGTTCCACTCGatatttccctctttttcctcTTCATTTTCCATATAATCCAGTCTTTTTCTCTGATTGTAacgtatttttcaaattttgagTTCCTtctgcacacaacacacaaacacaacacaaccacttcggttcggttttgtGCGGTCACACAACAAACTCCACAACACatctaaaaacaaacaaagtcaAAAAAATACAGCCTACTTTGCGCTTCTCTACTCACCCTTCATCAGCACACAGTTCACCTTTGGCCGGTAGCCGAGCTGAATAGCCAGGTCAATGCCGGCCATCACCCGGTCCCAGCCTTTCCGGCGCGTTATCTGCTCGTACCGGGCCGCCCGCAGCGTGTCCAGGCTGACGTTGAGCGCATCGAGCCCGGCCCGCTGCAGCCCGACGAGCTGGCGCGTTAACATTAGGCCGTTCGTGGTGATGCCGACGCTCTCGAGCAGCGGATTGGTGGCCTTCAGCTGGGCAACGATCTCGGTCAGGTCTTTGCGTACGGTGGGTTCGCCGCCGGTTAGCCGTATCTTCCGGACGCCCTCCGCCACGAACAGGCTGGCTAGCTGGAGCACCTCCGCGCTGGTTAGCAGTTGCTGTTTCTGGGTCAGCTGCACACCGTCCGCCGGCATGCAGTACTTGCAGCGTAGATTGCACCGCTCGGTAAGCGATATTCGCAGATAGCTGTGAAACCGTCCAAAGCTGTCGCTGAGCGTCgaagctgttgctgctgctgtagttGGCTGTGACCGTTCGCGTTCACTATTCGATTTGTTCTGTTGTGAGGCGGGCGAAGCGAAAAAACCATAACCAGTGTGTGAGAAGCGACGCCGACCGTGAAACGGGGACGGGTAAGAAGGTGGGTTGTAGGGTGGGGAGTGGTGGTGCCGTTTCTGCTCGGCTTTACGTTATATTTGTAAACAACGGACGAAACGGCACGTACGCACACCACGGGACAGGACCGCGCAAGGGTACACGAATACAGCTATACATAGAGTGCGCCCTTCCCCCCCCCATCGGCTTATGTTTTATGCTAGCGCGTTTATGCTGTGTCGAAGACATTCgccgtgcgtgtgcgtgtggaaGGAAGAAAGTGAAGACGTGACCAAAGGCAGGCCATGGCGGTGGTCGCTACCACGCATGTTCCGCagcttcctctctctctctctctcttcgatCCCTCTGTACGCGAACGGCGACGATGCTTCACGAACACACTGGAACGGTGGAgttaatgtgtgtttttatgctttcgtttatgtttatgtGACCGAATTTTGGTTCCGGTGGAAGAAGAGGGGGAGATGCATGAGTGTTGTGGTGAGTCACCTTGAGGGTCaatgttgtttatgttgtgcTTTTGTTCTGGAAAGTTAAATgcattaatttgtttattttatcagTTCTTTAGAGACCTAGCTGAAAATAcgtttctatttttagagcaCTTTCAATAATAATTCTTTCTTCGATCTTAAATCCCCCCAGCTGCAACCACAGCTTGGTGGTAAATATTGAtgtttgctgcttttgctgttaCAGATCGATCGCTCTGACCGATCGGGTAACATCGTTGCTAATCGTTAGCAGTGTTCACCGTTAACATCTGTTCGCTAACAGGCGGCTAATTGAATGGGAAAACGCGAAGGCTCGTTAGAGGCCGGGAGCAAAAAGGTATCAATTCTGCTTGACGACTGGAAAAAAGCAATCGTTGCACAAAAGCAagaagaaatgaaatatccACCTTTGTACTCATTTACATGGCAAATATTATACCTTCTTTTCGTTATCATCTTCCCCTCCCCAAGAGCTGTTGTAAGGTGCTTTTCGAACCGAACCTTATGATTCATTTATGTATGCAAACGAAATTAGATGTGTTGTGATGTTTGTGAAGTCCCGGAAGACGCATTGGGTGCATTACGTTGCATCGTTCAAACAACAAAGTGGAAGTGATTGTTACCAactgcatttttttaaaaaaggaaGATCAAAATACGTGGTCTTATCGACCCTTCCTGAGTGTCAGAAGCGATACAACAATGTCGttgcttttaaaatattaattctTGTCAATTATTGTTAATATCCATGATAGATTTAGTGCCTCTTCTTCAAAAACAATATGCAAAATCTCCCCTCTTCATTCTCAAGTGCCTCGTTC comes from the Anopheles coluzzii chromosome 2, AcolN3, whole genome shotgun sequence genome and includes:
- the LOC120948367 gene encoding molybdenum cofactor biosynthesis protein 1 isoform X1, with the protein product MHRLMVRGVVRGAAASIDSSSRWVLPGPKLLHTARPCLSDAGSSGDRRTQSPETSASSAAAPSTVDSADKNKSNSERERSQPTTAAATASTLSDSFGRFHSYLRISLTERCNLRCKYCMPADGVQLTQKQQLLTSAEVLQLASLFVAEGVRKIRLTGGEPTVRKDLTEIVAQLKATNPLLESVGITTNGLMLTRQLVGLQRAGLDALNVSLDTLRAARYEQITRRKGWDRVMAGIDLAIQLGYRPKVNCVLMKGAPARSTTTTTNTSYAQTSTLFQRRPALQLQQPHRHYASLSHVDVHTGRATMVDVDDKLSSKRIAKAQATVYVGPTIAALIENNELKKGDVLSISQMAAIVAAKKTSDLIPLCHNIPLSSIKVETNLNSSTHEVHILAKVKCDGKTGVEMEALTAVSIAALTVYDMCKAVSHEILIKNIMLVEKTGGKSEFYRKQFSHDASTLESRTMEERTPERMPPVPPTRPYRTDPIVTNEQFVPMYI
- the LOC120948367 gene encoding molybdenum cofactor biosynthesis protein 1 isoform X2, coding for MHRLMVRGVVRGAAASIDSSSRWVLPGPKLLHTARPCLSDAGSSGDRRTQSPETSASSAAAPSTVDSADKNKSNSERERSQPTTAAATASTLSDSFGRFHSYLRISLTERCNLRCKYCMPADGVQLTQKQQLLTSAEVLQLASLFVAEGVRKIRLTGGEPTVRKDLTEIVAQLKATNPLLESVGITTNGLMLTRQLVGLQRAGLDALNVSLDTLRAARYEQITRRKGWDRVMAGIDLAIQLGYRPKVNCVLMKGFNEDEICDFVELTRDRNVDVRFIEYMPFTGNRWDTDKMVPYRAMLETIRARYPAFEALPNGPNDTSKAYRVPGYRGQMGFITSMTEHFCGSCNRLRITADGNLKVCLFGNTEVSLRDALRSPGCSEDDLRCLISAAVKRKKKQHAGMLNLSQMENRPMILIGG